From the genome of Streptomyces sp. NBC_01317, one region includes:
- a CDS encoding phosphoribosyltransferase — translation MVWSGTWVAERLGVELAGGVADDPAGAENLRDLLGLALRRNPKRAHLLVSNVLGKHVPQHPGLVYGTGVALGERVRTLLGPDVARALVLGYAETATGLGHAVADGVRDAPYLHSTRRPVPGVARAGGFEESHSHATSHLLLPEDPEAFAGDGPLVLVDDEFSTGNTVLNTIRALHERYPRSWYVIVALVDMRSAADQGRLAEFAGEIGARVDLIALASGTVVLPEGVLEKGQALVAEHEAEVRAAAAALGSAAGDSRAASGAGTPGRPVTRVDLGWPEGLPDGGRHGFTPAHRARLESALPGMAATLAAELGGARNVLVLGFEELMYVPLRLAQELERTLPAPAEVRYSTTTRSPVLAVDDPGYAIRTRLVFPAHDTAAFPANEAGEGADGRGDRYAYNVAGGGFDAVVAVVDSLADSAELHGPGGLLARLAAHVPRVVLAVVPTYLPVPAYVAPPPYVPPPVNHPERQERPMLPEPLRGPAFSSYAADEVGWLLQDLSDVELEAPTEEREEAIQSGGAHYAESLPVEYQPSDQYQELFKAALETSAARIARAVGTVTETVLAERSPRPVLVSLARAGTPVGVLMRRWAQHRHGLDLPHYAVSIVRGRGIDANAVRWLAAHHDPADVVFVDGWTGKGAITRELVDALGAFEGFDPEIAVLADPGGCVRTYGTREDFLIPSACLNSTVSGLISRTVLRSDLVGPDDFHGAKYYRELAGADVSGFFLDSVAARFDEVVPAVDAEVKELLSADRAPTWEGWAAVERISEEYGIHDVNLVKPGVGETTRVLLRRVPWKILARTGAGADLHHVRLLAEQRGVPVEEVEGLPYTCVGLIHPHFTRGATGADGKAVAAR, via the coding sequence ATGGTGTGGTCGGGTACATGGGTCGCCGAACGGCTGGGAGTCGAACTCGCGGGTGGTGTCGCGGACGATCCCGCCGGCGCTGAGAACCTGCGGGATCTGCTCGGTCTGGCCCTGCGGCGCAACCCCAAACGGGCGCACCTCCTTGTCTCGAACGTCCTAGGCAAACACGTGCCGCAGCACCCCGGACTCGTATACGGCACGGGTGTCGCCCTCGGCGAGCGGGTCCGTACGCTCCTCGGCCCCGACGTCGCCCGCGCGCTGGTGCTCGGGTACGCGGAGACCGCGACCGGTCTCGGTCACGCGGTCGCGGACGGGGTGCGGGACGCGCCGTATCTGCACTCCACCCGACGTCCTGTGCCGGGTGTCGCGCGGGCGGGCGGCTTCGAGGAGTCGCATTCGCACGCGACCTCGCACCTGCTGCTGCCGGAGGACCCCGAGGCGTTCGCCGGGGACGGTCCGCTGGTGCTGGTGGACGACGAGTTCTCGACCGGGAACACCGTCCTGAACACCATCAGGGCCCTCCACGAGCGCTATCCCCGCTCCTGGTACGTGATCGTGGCCCTGGTCGACATGCGCTCGGCGGCGGACCAGGGGCGGCTGGCGGAGTTCGCGGGGGAGATCGGGGCGCGGGTCGACCTGATAGCCCTCGCCTCGGGCACGGTGGTGCTGCCGGAGGGCGTGCTGGAGAAGGGGCAGGCGCTGGTGGCGGAGCACGAGGCGGAGGTGCGGGCTGCGGCTGCGGCCCTCGGGTCCGCCGCCGGTGACTCTCGCGCCGCCTCCGGTGCCGGTACGCCGGGCCGCCCGGTGACCCGGGTCGATCTCGGCTGGCCCGAAGGGCTGCCCGACGGCGGCCGGCACGGCTTCACCCCCGCCCACCGCGCCCGGCTGGAATCCGCCCTCCCCGGCATGGCGGCCACCCTCGCCGCCGAGCTGGGCGGCGCCAGGAACGTGCTCGTCCTGGGCTTCGAGGAGCTGATGTACGTGCCGCTGCGGCTGGCCCAGGAGCTGGAGCGGACCCTGCCCGCCCCCGCCGAGGTGCGGTATTCAACGACCACCCGCTCGCCCGTCCTGGCCGTGGACGACCCCGGGTACGCGATACGGACCCGGCTGGTCTTCCCCGCGCACGACACCGCTGCCTTCCCGGCCAACGAGGCAGGCGAGGGCGCCGACGGGCGCGGCGACCGGTACGCGTACAACGTCGCGGGCGGCGGCTTCGACGCCGTGGTCGCGGTGGTCGACTCCCTGGCCGACTCCGCCGAACTGCACGGCCCCGGCGGCCTGTTGGCCCGCCTCGCGGCGCACGTCCCGCGTGTGGTGCTGGCCGTGGTCCCTACGTACCTTCCCGTGCCCGCGTACGTCGCTCCGCCCCCGTACGTCCCCCCACCCGTGAACCACCCCGAACGGCAGGAACGCCCCATGCTGCCCGAACCCCTGCGTGGCCCCGCCTTCTCCTCGTACGCGGCCGACGAGGTCGGCTGGCTCCTCCAGGACCTGTCCGACGTGGAGTTGGAGGCCCCCACGGAGGAGCGGGAGGAGGCGATACAGAGCGGTGGCGCGCACTACGCCGAGTCCCTCCCCGTCGAGTACCAGCCCAGCGACCAGTACCAGGAGCTGTTCAAGGCCGCCCTGGAGACCTCGGCCGCCCGGATCGCCCGCGCCGTCGGCACGGTGACGGAGACCGTCCTCGCCGAGCGCTCGCCGCGCCCCGTCCTGGTCTCCCTGGCCCGCGCGGGCACCCCCGTCGGCGTCCTGATGCGCCGCTGGGCCCAGCACCGGCACGGCCTGGACCTGCCGCACTACGCGGTGTCCATCGTGCGCGGCCGGGGCATCGACGCCAACGCCGTCCGCTGGCTGGCCGCCCACCACGACCCGGCCGACGTTGTGTTCGTCGACGGCTGGACCGGCAAGGGCGCCATCACGCGCGAACTGGTAGACGCGCTGGGCGCGTTCGAGGGCTTCGACCCCGAGATCGCCGTCCTCGCGGACCCGGGCGGGTGCGTACGGACGTACGGCACCCGGGAGGACTTCCTCATCCCCTCCGCGTGCCTCAACTCGACGGTCTCCGGCCTGATTTCCCGTACGGTCCTCCGCTCCGACCTGGTCGGCCCGGACGACTTCCACGGCGCGAAGTACTACCGCGAACTCGCCGGCGCCGACGTCTCCGGGTTCTTCCTGGACAGCGTCGCGGCCCGCTTCGACGAGGTCGTGCCCGCCGTGGACGCGGAGGTCAAGGAACTGCTCTCGGCGGACCGCGCCCCCACCTGGGAGGGCTGGGCGGCCGTCGAGCGCATCAGCGAGGAGTACGGCATCCACGACGTGAACCTGGTGAAGCCTGGCGTCGGGGAGACAACCCGGGTGCTGCTGCGCCGCGTTCCCTGGAAGATCCTGGCCAGGACCGGCGCGGGGGCGGACCTCCACCATGTCCGGCTGCTCGCCGAGCAGCGCGGGGTGCCGGTGGAGGAGGTGGAGGGGCTGCCGTACACCTGTGTCGGTCTGATCCACCCGCACTTCACGCGGGGCGCGACGGGTGCGGACGGCAAGGCGGTGGCGGCGCGGTGA
- a CDS encoding HAD family hydrolase, which translates to MMPDALAPRLLCVEVYGSKPLSYMTETAAGLLDQLARTTVFVPTTTRTREQYGRVQLPGPAPRFAICANGGHLLVDGVSDPDWQARVAGRLADECASLAEVRAHLLAVSDPAWLLKERVAEDLFAYLVVDRTLLPEGWVKALAEWAGPRGWSVSLQGRKIYAVPRPLTKSAAMREVARRTGAELTLAAGDSLLDADLLLAADHGWRPGHGELADSGWTAPHVENLPQAGVAAGEEILRRLLTAAEAGPRPVLDRAG; encoded by the coding sequence ATGATGCCCGACGCGCTGGCTCCCCGGCTGCTGTGCGTCGAGGTCTACGGGAGCAAGCCGCTGTCGTACATGACGGAGACGGCCGCCGGGCTGCTGGACCAACTGGCCCGTACGACCGTGTTCGTACCGACCACGACCCGTACTCGCGAGCAGTACGGCCGGGTCCAACTGCCGGGACCCGCACCGAGGTTCGCCATCTGCGCCAACGGAGGGCATCTCTTGGTCGACGGGGTGTCCGACCCCGACTGGCAGGCGCGGGTCGCGGGCCGGCTCGCCGACGAGTGCGCGTCCCTGGCCGAGGTGCGCGCGCATCTCCTCGCCGTGTCCGATCCCGCCTGGCTCCTCAAGGAGCGTGTCGCGGAAGACCTGTTCGCCTATCTCGTCGTGGACCGGACGCTGCTGCCGGAGGGCTGGGTGAAGGCGCTGGCGGAGTGGGCCGGGCCGCGCGGCTGGTCGGTGTCCCTCCAGGGCCGCAAGATCTACGCCGTACCGCGGCCGCTCACCAAGAGCGCCGCTATGCGCGAGGTGGCGCGCCGTACCGGGGCCGAACTGACCCTGGCGGCGGGGGACTCGCTGCTCGACGCGGACCTGCTGCTGGCGGCCGACCACGGCTGGCGCCCGGGCCACGGCGAACTGGCCGACTCCGGCTGGACGGCCCCGCACGTCGAGAATCTTCCGCAGGCGGGGGTGGCGGCGGGCGAGGAGATCCTCCGCCGCCTGCTCACGGCGGCGGAGGCCGGGCCACGGCCGGTGCTGGACCGGGCGGGCTGA
- a CDS encoding FmdB family zinc ribbon protein translates to MPRYEYRCRSCGNTFELRRPMSQSAAPAMCPAGHDDTVKLLSTVAVGGAAKGSDAPAPSAGGGGGCCGGGCCA, encoded by the coding sequence ATGCCTCGCTACGAGTACCGCTGCCGCTCCTGTGGGAACACCTTCGAACTCCGCCGGCCGATGTCCCAGTCCGCCGCCCCCGCGATGTGCCCCGCGGGGCACGACGACACCGTGAAGCTGCTCTCCACGGTGGCCGTCGGTGGAGCCGCCAAGGGCAGCGACGCCCCCGCGCCCTCGGCGGGCGGCGGAGGCGGCTGCTGCGGGGGCGGCTGCTGCGCCTGA